The genomic stretch CCGCCAGTTTCGGCGTCGCCACCGCGCGGGAGGGCGAACACCCTGACGTCGTGCTCGCCCGGGCCGACGCGGCCATGTACGCCGCCAAGCACCGGGGCCGCAACGACGTGCAGCACGCGGACCTCCAGCGCACCCACCACGGCGGCCTGCTGGAGCCTTTCCCCGAGGACCACGGGCCGGGCTAAGACTCCCCTTCAGGCCGTGTCGCGCACGATCAGGCGCGGCTCGAAGCGGCGGGCCCGCGGCGGGCCCCGGAACCCGCCCAGCCGGGTCAGCAGCAGGTGCGCGGCCTCGTAGCCCATCTGCTCGACGGGCTGGTGCAGGGTGGTCAGGCCCCGCGACGCCGCCCAGGGCTGGTCGTCGAAGCCGATCACGCGCACGTCCTGCCCGGGCGTCAGGCCGCGCAGCCGCGCCTCGTCGAGCAGCGCGCCCGCGAGCAGGTCCGCCGAGGCGAAGACCGTGCAGGGAAGCTGCGCCCCGTCGAGCAGCGTCACGGCGGCGTTGCGGGCGGCCAGCGCGTCGAAGCTCGCGGTGAACTCCGCACGAACGGTGCGCCCCCCCGCCTCCAGTGCCCCCAGGAAGCCCGCGCGGCGCTCCTCGAACACGCGGGTGGTGAAGAGCTGGTCGAGTTCGGTCTCCACCCAGATCGCGTACAGTTCGCCCGGCAACGTGGCGGCGTACTCACCCGCGAGCCGCCCGCCCGTCGCGTTGTCCATATAGGCGCAGTCCACGTTGTCCGCGTGGGCGTCCACCAGCACGGTGGGCTGCTGGGCGCGTACCCTGCGCTCGCTGAGCAGCGCGGTGAGGTTGTAGGTCGCCATCACCAGCCCGTCGGCCTGGTAGGCCAGGGTGTGCGAGCCCAGGTAACGCTCCAGCCGCGAGCGGTCGAGCAGCGGAAAGATCGCCACGTCGTAGCGCGCCTCCTGAAAGGCGGTCTCCAGCCCGTCGAGCAGCCGCACATAGAACTCGGTCGTCACGACGGGCAGCAACACGCTGATGGTGTAGCTCTTGCCGCCCGCGATGCGCCGCGCGTGGGGATTGGGGGTGTAGTCGAGGTCGGCGATGGCCTTGAGCACCGTCTCGCGGGTCGCGCCCTTCACGGCGGTGTGGTTGTTCAGCACCCGGGAGACCGTGCCGACCCCCACGCCCGCCCGCCGGGCCACATCCTGAATCGTGGGTTTCCGCATCACTGTGTGCCCACCATACCCCGGCCCGTGGAACCTGTTCCACCATTTTGGCCTGGGCGCGGGTCGGGGGGGACAATCCGGCCCGGGCGGCGCCGCTAGACTCCGGGGGAACGGGTCTTCCCACCCCCCTCGCTTCCCTGTTCATTCCCAGGAGGCTTTCCCGCATGTCCAGACCCACCCCCCTGCTCGCGGCCCTCGCGCTCGCGGCGATCCTGCTGCCCGCGGCGGCGGGGCACGCCGACCACGGCGCGGCGGTCTCGGCTCCGGCCCCCCAGCCCCGGATCTCCGCCCGCCCGCTGGCCCTCACCGCACAGGGCGCGACCGTTGTGGCCGTGCCACCCGGCGCGACCGAGACGAGCGCCTTCCTGACGCTGAGAAATACGGGCCAGGCGCCCATCGTCCTTACGGGTGTCCGCACCCCGCTCGCCCGCCACGCGATGCTGATGATCACCCGGCGGGACCTCCAGGGTTTGACGGGCATGAGCGGGGTCAACACCCTCACCGTCGCAGCGGGCAGCACCCTGCGGATGGGGCCGGACGGCGACCACCTCATGCTGATGGACCTGACGCGCGTTCCTAAAGTAGGGGAGAAGGTGCCCCTGACGCTGACCACCCGGGACGGCCGCAGCCTCACTGTGAGCGCCGTCGTCCGCAAGCCCTGATCCCCGGAAAGGACTCCCGTGACCGACCTGCCCGCCCCTGCTCCCGCCCCCGCCGCGCGGCCCTGGTACGTGTCCGCCCTGCTGGCCGCCGCCTCGGTCGTGCTCGTGCTGGGCGGCGCGTGGGTGTTCGCGCGGCTCAGGAGCCCCTTCCCCTTCTACGGCACGGCGTACACCCCACCCCCAGCCGCCCAGACCTTCAGCGGCACCGACCAGAACGGCCAGCCCTGGACCTTCCGGCCGGGGGGCACGGGCCGCACCACCGCCCTCTTCTTCGGCTTCACCCACTGCCCGAACATCTGCCCCCTCACCCTGGCGTACCTGGAAAAGGCCCGCGAGGCCCTGCCACCCCAGGAACGGGATCGCTTCGACATCGTCCTCGTCAGCGTGGACCCGGCCCGCGACACTCCCGCCCGTTTAAAGGAGTACGTGGAGTTTTTCGGCAAGGCGACGGGGGTGCAGGTGCCTGAATCCGCCCTCTCGCAGGTCGCCCGGAACTACGGCGTTGCCTACCAGAAGGCGGACGTGAAGAGCCCGACCAATTATCAGATCAACCACACGACCGCCACGTACCTGATCGACGCCTCCGGCCGCCTGCGGGTGCTGTGGGACTACACCCAGCTCACCCAGGTGGACCGGGTGGTGCGCGACCTGCGCCACGTGTTGGAGAACTCTCCCTCATGAGTGCCCCCGACCTGAACCCCGGCCTGGCGGACCTCCTCGCCCTGCGCTTCGACCCCCTGGTGTGGCTGCCCGTGCTGGCGGTCTCCGGCTTTTACGTGTGGCGCTTCGTTCAGGCTCGCCGCACCCCCGCCGGACAGGCCCGCTGGCCGATCTGGAAGGCCATGCTGTTCGGGCTGGGCATCGTGCTGCTCCTCCTCGCCACGCAGACCGCCGCTGTCACCCTCACCCTGAACAGCATGGCGCTGTACATGGGCCGCCTGATGGTCCTCGCGGAGGTCGTGCCCCCGCTGCTGATCCTGGGCCTGCCGCGCGGAATTGCCCTTGACCCGCGCCGTCCCCTGGGCCGGGTGCTCGGCGTGCTGCTCGACCCCTGGGTGGCGCTCGCCGTGTGGGCCGCCGTCATCATCTTCTGGAACATTCCCGCGGGCTTCAACGCCTCGGTGGTCACCAACACGGCCGCCGCGCTCCTGCCCGTGCTGTACCTGCTGAGCAGCCTGCTCGTGTGGGGCGTCGTGTTGCGGCCCCTGCCGAGCGTGCAGCCCGCCCACATTGGCTCGCGCGGGTGGTTCGGCCTGATCGCCGGGCTTCCCATGATGGCTGTTGCCGCCGTGTGGCTGTACTCGCGGCAGGTGCTGTACAGCCCCTATGTGGGCGCGCTGTGCCTGTGGAACCTCTCGCCGCTGGAGAACCAGCAGATCAGCGGCTGGATCATGATGCTGGCGGGCCTCCCGGCGACGGGGCTCGCCCTGGTGCAACTGATGGCGTGGCTCATCCAACTCGCCGACAGCGGGACGCAGCCCCCGGCGGCGCGCGGATAAAAGGGAAGGCAGGAGGGGCGGAGTACTTTGATAGGGTCCCCGCCCCTCCTGCTTTCTGCGATGAACTGAGGTGAATTACCTTCACCCGTTCAACTCCGTGGGACCTGCCCGCTGATCACTCCTTCCACTTCTCCCCACAGCCGCTCCAGCTCGCCCTCCTCCAGCACGGGCGGCCTCGCCTCGGCGGACACGTCCGGCAGTGGCACCCAGCTCACGCAGCCCAGCATCTCGGGCGTCTCCTCTAGCACGAGGGGCTCCCGTAGCGGACGCACCCGCAGCAGCAGGGCGTGGACCCAGGGGCGGCCCCGGTAGTGGAAGCGGCGCTCAATCGCGCCCACCGTCAGCGCCTGGTACGGTTCCAGCGCCAGGGCCTGCTCCAGCGACTCCACCTTGTGAACCGCCACCACCTCCGCCAGCGCTGGAAGTACGATGCGGCCCGGCTGGGGGTCGTCTCGCAGCAGTCCCGCAAATTCCGGCTTCAGCTCCGCCGGGTTTTGGTGCAGGAAGGTGGGGTAGAGGAGGAAGGAGCGGTGCTCAACCTCGAACCCCGCGTGCGTCTCCATGATGCCGCCCTTGCGGATCAGGAGGGCGGTCTGACCGGACGTGAGTGTCTGACACTGGGCGTCCCATTCCTTGAGAGCAGTGGAGGGAATCATGGGGAGAGGGTAGCGTGGGGGAGGAGAATGAAAAACCGCCCCGGAGGGCGGCTCGGATTTGGATACGACTGTTATTTGGCGGCGGTCATGGTCATGGGGCTCTTGCCAGCACTGCCGCCCGCATAGGTTACAACCACCG from Deinococcus apachensis DSM 19763 encodes the following:
- a CDS encoding substrate-binding domain-containing protein, giving the protein MRKPTIQDVARRAGVGVGTVSRVLNNHTAVKGATRETVLKAIADLDYTPNPHARRIAGGKSYTISVLLPVVTTEFYVRLLDGLETAFQEARYDVAIFPLLDRSRLERYLGSHTLAYQADGLVMATYNLTALLSERRVRAQQPTVLVDAHADNVDCAYMDNATGGRLAGEYAATLPGELYAIWVETELDQLFTTRVFEERRAGFLGALEAGGRTVRAEFTASFDALAARNAAVTLLDGAQLPCTVFASADLLAGALLDEARLRGLTPGQDVRVIGFDDQPWAASRGLTTLHQPVEQMGYEAAHLLLTRLGGFRGPPRARRFEPRLIVRDTA
- a CDS encoding copper chaperone PCu(A)C, which encodes MSRPTPLLAALALAAILLPAAAGHADHGAAVSAPAPQPRISARPLALTAQGATVVAVPPGATETSAFLTLRNTGQAPIVLTGVRTPLARHAMLMITRRDLQGLTGMSGVNTLTVAAGSTLRMGPDGDHLMLMDLTRVPKVGEKVPLTLTTRDGRSLTVSAVVRKP
- a CDS encoding SCO family protein; this translates as MTDLPAPAPAPAARPWYVSALLAAASVVLVLGGAWVFARLRSPFPFYGTAYTPPPAAQTFSGTDQNGQPWTFRPGGTGRTTALFFGFTHCPNICPLTLAYLEKAREALPPQERDRFDIVLVSVDPARDTPARLKEYVEFFGKATGVQVPESALSQVARNYGVAYQKADVKSPTNYQINHTTATYLIDASGRLRVLWDYTQLTQVDRVVRDLRHVLENSPS
- a CDS encoding cytochrome c oxidase assembly protein — translated: MSAPDLNPGLADLLALRFDPLVWLPVLAVSGFYVWRFVQARRTPAGQARWPIWKAMLFGLGIVLLLLATQTAAVTLTLNSMALYMGRLMVLAEVVPPLLILGLPRGIALDPRRPLGRVLGVLLDPWVALAVWAAVIIFWNIPAGFNASVVTNTAAALLPVLYLLSSLLVWGVVLRPLPSVQPAHIGSRGWFGLIAGLPMMAVAAVWLYSRQVLYSPYVGALCLWNLSPLENQQISGWIMMLAGLPATGLALVQLMAWLIQLADSGTQPPAARG
- a CDS encoding DUF1802 family protein, with the translated sequence MIPSTALKEWDAQCQTLTSGQTALLIRKGGIMETHAGFEVEHRSFLLYPTFLHQNPAELKPEFAGLLRDDPQPGRIVLPALAEVVAVHKVESLEQALALEPYQALTVGAIERRFHYRGRPWVHALLLRVRPLREPLVLEETPEMLGCVSWVPLPDVSAEARPPVLEEGELERLWGEVEGVISGQVPRS